The following are encoded together in the Mustela nigripes isolate SB6536 chromosome 11, MUSNIG.SB6536, whole genome shotgun sequence genome:
- the RCC1L gene encoding RCC1-like G exchanging factor-like protein isoform X2 codes for MALAALAAGPRLGRLLSGPGPGLRAGRGHRTAAGRSPSSREADAPVFQYVGERAARADRIFVWGFSFSGALGVPTFVLPSAGPKPRAGSRPPRRIQPVPYRLELDQKISSAACGYGFTLLSSKTKDVTKVWGMGLNKDSQLGFHQSRKDKTRGYEYVLEPSPVPLPLDRPQETRVLQVSCGRAHSLILTDREGVFSMGNNSYGQCGRNVVENEIYSESHKVNRMQDFDGQVVQVVCGQDHSLFLTDKGEVYSCGWGADGQTGLGHYNITSVPTKLGGDLAGVNVVQVATYGDCCLAVSAEGGLFGWGNSEYLQLAAVTDATQVNVPRCLPFSGVGKVKQAACGGTGCAVLNGEGHIFVWGYGILGKGPNLVESALPEVIPPSLFGLTEFNPGVHVSLIRCGLSHFAALTNRGELFVWGKNIRGCLGIGRLEDQYFPWRVTMPGEPVDVACGVDHMVTLAKSFI; via the exons ATGGCGCTGGCGGCGCTGGCGGCCGGGCCTCGGCTGGGGCGGCTGCTGAGCGGACCGGGACCGGGGctgcgggcggggcgggggcaccGGACGGCGGCCGGGCGCTCGCCGAGCTCGCGCGAGGCGGACGCCCCGGTGTTCCAGTACGTGGGCGAGCGGGCAGCCCGTGCCGACCGCATCTTCGTGTGGGGCTTCAGCTTCTCGGGGGCGCTGGGCGTGCCCACCTTCGTGCTGCCCAGCGCGGGGCCCAAGCCTCGCGCCGGCTCGCGGCCGCCCCGCAGGATCCAGCCCGTGCCCTACCGCCTGGAGCTGGACCAGAAG ATTTCCTCTGCTGCCTGTGGCTATGGATTCACACTGTTGTCCTCTAAAACCAAGGATGTGACGAAAGTTTGGGGTATGGGGCTCAACAAAGATTCCCAGCTTGGATTTCACCAGAGCCGCAAAGATAAAA CCAGGGGGTATGAGTACGTACTGGAGCCCTCGCCTGTCCCACTGCCTCTGGACAGACCTCAGGAGACACGGGTGCTGCAGGTGTCCTGCGGCCGAGCTCACTCTCTCATCCTGACAGACCGCGAAGGAG TCTTCAGCATGGGAAACAACTCTTACGGGCAATGTGGAAGAAACGTGGTCGAAAATGAAATTTATAG CGAAAGTCACAAAGTCAACCGAATGCAGGACTTCGACGGACAGGTGGTTCAG GTGGTTTGTGGCCAGGACCATAGCCTGTTCCTGACGGACAAAGGAGAAGTGTACTCTTGCGGCTGGGGCGCCGACGGACAAACGG GTCTGGGTCACTACAACATCACCAGCGTGCCCACCAAGCTGGGCGGGGACCTGGCCGGAGTGAACGTCGTGCAGGTGGCCACCTACGGTGACTGCTGCCTGGCCGTGTCTGCCGAGGGCGGCCTCTTCGGATGGGGGAACTCGGAGTACCTGCAGCTGGCCGCCGTCACCGACGCCACACAG GTGAACGTCCCCCGGTGCCTACCCTTCTCGGGAGTGGGGAAGGTGAAGCAGGCGGCCTGCGGCGGCACGGGCTGTGCCGTGTTAAATG GGGAAGGACATATTTTCGTCTGGGGCTACGGAATTCTTGGGAAAGGACCGAACCTTGTGGAAAGTGCCCTTCCCGAGGTGATCCCGCCCAGTCTCTTCGGCCTGACGGAGTTCAACCCAGGAGTCCACGTTTCCCTAATCCGATGTGGCCTCAGCCACTTTGCCGCCCTGACCA ACAGAGGAGAGCTGTTTGTGTGGGGCAAGAACATCCGCGGGTGCCTGGGCATCGGCCGTCTG
- the RCC1L gene encoding RCC1-like G exchanging factor-like protein isoform X1 — protein sequence MALAALAAGPRLGRLLSGPGPGLRAGRGHRTAAGRSPSSREADAPVFQYVGERAARADRIFVWGFSFSGALGVPTFVLPSAGPKPRAGSRPPRRIQPVPYRLELDQKISSAACGYGFTLLSSKTKDVTKVWGMGLNKDSQLGFHQSRKDKTRGYEYVLEPSPVPLPLDRPQETRVLQVSCGRAHSLILTDREGVFSMGNNSYGQCGRNVVENEIYSESHKVNRMQDFDGQVVQASARKRTLTGRALRAQEDRSGSRGWKGRTEGTPEKVVCGQDHSLFLTDKGEVYSCGWGADGQTGLGHYNITSVPTKLGGDLAGVNVVQVATYGDCCLAVSAEGGLFGWGNSEYLQLAAVTDATQVNVPRCLPFSGVGKVKQAACGGTGCAVLNGEGHIFVWGYGILGKGPNLVESALPEVIPPSLFGLTEFNPGVHVSLIRCGLSHFAALTNRGELFVWGKNIRGCLGIGRLEDQYFPWRVTMPGEPVDVACGVDHMVTLAKSFI from the exons ATGGCGCTGGCGGCGCTGGCGGCCGGGCCTCGGCTGGGGCGGCTGCTGAGCGGACCGGGACCGGGGctgcgggcggggcgggggcaccGGACGGCGGCCGGGCGCTCGCCGAGCTCGCGCGAGGCGGACGCCCCGGTGTTCCAGTACGTGGGCGAGCGGGCAGCCCGTGCCGACCGCATCTTCGTGTGGGGCTTCAGCTTCTCGGGGGCGCTGGGCGTGCCCACCTTCGTGCTGCCCAGCGCGGGGCCCAAGCCTCGCGCCGGCTCGCGGCCGCCCCGCAGGATCCAGCCCGTGCCCTACCGCCTGGAGCTGGACCAGAAG ATTTCCTCTGCTGCCTGTGGCTATGGATTCACACTGTTGTCCTCTAAAACCAAGGATGTGACGAAAGTTTGGGGTATGGGGCTCAACAAAGATTCCCAGCTTGGATTTCACCAGAGCCGCAAAGATAAAA CCAGGGGGTATGAGTACGTACTGGAGCCCTCGCCTGTCCCACTGCCTCTGGACAGACCTCAGGAGACACGGGTGCTGCAGGTGTCCTGCGGCCGAGCTCACTCTCTCATCCTGACAGACCGCGAAGGAG TCTTCAGCATGGGAAACAACTCTTACGGGCAATGTGGAAGAAACGTGGTCGAAAATGAAATTTATAG CGAAAGTCACAAAGTCAACCGAATGCAGGACTTCGACGGACAGGTGGTTCAG GCTTCAGCGCGTAAGCGGACGCTTACGGGAAGGGCCCTGAGAGCGCAGGAGGATCGCTCAGGCTCGCGGGGGTGGAAGGGGAGGACAGAAGGCACCCCGGAGAAG GTGGTTTGTGGCCAGGACCATAGCCTGTTCCTGACGGACAAAGGAGAAGTGTACTCTTGCGGCTGGGGCGCCGACGGACAAACGG GTCTGGGTCACTACAACATCACCAGCGTGCCCACCAAGCTGGGCGGGGACCTGGCCGGAGTGAACGTCGTGCAGGTGGCCACCTACGGTGACTGCTGCCTGGCCGTGTCTGCCGAGGGCGGCCTCTTCGGATGGGGGAACTCGGAGTACCTGCAGCTGGCCGCCGTCACCGACGCCACACAG GTGAACGTCCCCCGGTGCCTACCCTTCTCGGGAGTGGGGAAGGTGAAGCAGGCGGCCTGCGGCGGCACGGGCTGTGCCGTGTTAAATG GGGAAGGACATATTTTCGTCTGGGGCTACGGAATTCTTGGGAAAGGACCGAACCTTGTGGAAAGTGCCCTTCCCGAGGTGATCCCGCCCAGTCTCTTCGGCCTGACGGAGTTCAACCCAGGAGTCCACGTTTCCCTAATCCGATGTGGCCTCAGCCACTTTGCCGCCCTGACCA ACAGAGGAGAGCTGTTTGTGTGGGGCAAGAACATCCGCGGGTGCCTGGGCATCGGCCGTCTG